CGCATCCAACAGCCAGTATATTTATGTGGAAGGAAATCTGAAACCGGGCGAAACCATCATCGCATCCAATGGACTGCTGATTTATGAGAGTCTGAAAAATCAACTAAACAAAGGCGGGAAATAATGCGAAAATTTGTACAGAATATAGTTTCCTTCTCCTTAAAAAACTCACTGATTGTTCTTTTGGGAACTTTCCTGCTGCTGGCCGGAGGAATTTATTCCTATATCCATACCCCGATTGAAGCATTTCCGGATGTTACCAATACCAGAGTAAGAGTGATCACCCAATGGCCGGGAAGAAGTGCCGAAGAAATAGAAAAATTCGTCACTCTGCCGATTTCCAAGGAAATGAATGCGATCCCGAATAAAACATCAGTAAGATCTATTTCTTTGTTCGGGTTATCGGTTGTTACCGTGATTTTTGATGATCATGTTGACGACTTTTATGCCCAGCAGTATGCTTCCAATAAATTAGGGAATGTACAGCTTCCCGGCGGAGCAGAATATAGTATAGAACCTCCATCCGGAGCTACGGGAGAAATTTATCGGTACATCATCAAAAGTAAGCTGCCTATCAAAGAAGTTACTGCTATCCAGGACTGGGTGATCGAAAGAGAATTATTGGCGGTGCCCGGGGTGGCTGATGTGGTGAGTTTTGGAGGAGAAGAAAAAACTTACGAGATAAAGATCAATCCTACGGAACTGCATAATTATGACCTTTCCCCTCTGGATGTGTATGAAGCCGTCTCTAAAAGTAATATTAATGTAGGTGGAGATGTAGTATCGAAAGGAGATCAGGCTTATGTAGTGCGGGGGATCGGTCTTTTAGAAAGTAAAGAGGATATTGAAAACATTCAGATTGAGGTAAAAGGTTCTACACCCATTTTGGTAAAACATGTTGCTGAAGTTAAGGTGTCTGCCAAACCAAGGTTAGGACAGGTAGGATACAACAAAGAGAATGATGTGGTAGAAGGAATTGTGATCATGCTTCGTGGCGAAAACCCGAGTGAAGTGATTGCAAAACTGAAAGAAAGAATAGAACAGCTGAACGGAGGGGAACTTCCCGGAGATGTCCAGATTGAACCAATCATCGACCGTACAGAATTAGTGAATACAACTGTTCATACCGTTTCCAAAAACCTGATTGAAGGAGTAATTCTGGTTTCCGTTATCGTCTTTATATTCCTGTACAACTGGAGAACGACATTTATTGTAGCTTCGGTGATCCCTCTTGCTTTCCTGTTTGCTATTATTATGCTGAGAATTCAGGGACTTCCGGCTAACCTTATCTCCATGGGAGCATTGGATTTCGGATTGCTGCTGGAAGGAACGCTGGTTATTGTGGAACATGTCTTTGTAGCCCTCGAACATAAAGCTAAGAAAATTGGTCTCCGGCGGTTTAATAAAATTTCAAAACTTGGAATCATTAAAAGAAGCGCAGGAAGTGTGGCCAGTTACATTTTCTTTGCATTACTGATCCTTATTGTGGCTCTGATGCCGATTTTCTCCTTCCAGAAAGTAGAAGGAAAAATGTTCTCTCCACTGGCATTTACATTAGGATATGCATTGTTAGGATCATTGATTTTGAGTCTGACGTATGTTCCGGCAATGTGTAAGCTTTTGCTGACGAAAAATATAGAAGAAAAGGAAAACTTTATTTCAAGATTCTTCAGAGTGAATATCTACAGGATTTATGAGTTCAGTGACCGTCACAAAAAAGGATTTATCATTGGATTTGTAGCTTTACTGGCAATTTGCGGATGGAGATTTTCCAACTATGGCTCTGAATTTTTACCAAAACTGAATGAAGGCGCCATTTACGTTCGTGCTACCCTTCCCAACAGTGTTAATCTGGATGAGTCAGTACGTCTTACCAAAGAGATGAAGGAAGCTTTGATGAAATATGATGAAGTAAAATTCATCATGACCCAGACCGGGCGCCCGAATGACGGAACAGATCCTACAGGTTTCTTTAATATTGAATTTAATATCCAGCTGAAACCGGAAAACGAATGGAAGAAAAAAATATCCAAAGAGGAGCTGCTGGAACAAATGAGAATTTCTCTTGAAAAATATCCTGGAATGAACTTTGGTTTCAGTCAGCCGATTCAGGATAATGTGGAAGAATATGTGGCAGGCGTGAAAGCTCCGCTGGTGATCAAGATTTTTGGGAATGATTTATTTCAGCTTGAAAATTATGCTAATCAGGTGGCCAACTCCATCAGAACGGTTCCCGGAATTTCAGATGTCAATGTTTTTAAAAATATTGGGCTTCCGGAACTCAGAATTCAGCTTCATGATTCCAAGATGGCCAAATACGGAGTTTCTACAGCAGATGCACAAGCCGTTATCGAAATGACAATTGGAGGGCAGGCTGCCACCAAGTTCTATGAAAACGAGAGAATGTTTGATGTCATGCTGAGATTTGAAAAGCAATACCGCGATACTCCGGAAAAAATGGGCGATATCCTGATTCCAACCCAGGATAATAAAAAAGTCCCATTGAAAGAAATTGCGACGATTGATTATCATACCGGACCGTCATTTATTTACCGTGAAGGAAACAGCCGGTATATCGGGGTAGGATTTAACATTGAAGGCCGTGATCTGGGAAGTACAATCAAAGAAGCGAAGGCTAAAGTTGAAAAAGAAGTGAAGCTTCCGAAAAGTCATAAAATGACGTGGGCCGGAGAATTTGAAAGTAAGGAAAGAGCTGCAAAACAGCTGGCAATGGTTGTTCCTATTTCTTTGGTTCTTATTCTGATGCTGTTGTATTTCAATTTTGGAAATGTAAAAGATACGCTGATTTCTTCCATAACCCTGGCATTTGCATTTATCGGAGGATTTTTATCGCTCTGGTTTACCGGAACTATTTTCGGAATCTCTGCGGGAATTGGTTTTATTATTCTTTTTGGAGTAGCTACCATTGACGGTATCGTTCTGATTGGGGTGATGAAAGAAAATCTGCAAAACAGAATGTCTCTTAAAGAATCCATTGCCCAGGGAGTACAGAGCAGAATCCGTCCGGTAGTGATGATCGCTTTAATGGGATCGATGGGATTGTTGCCGGCAGCCATGTCTAACGGGATGGGATCAGAAATTCAGAAACCGTTAGCCATTATGATTGTAGGTGGTTTGATCATCTGTATGTTATTATCCTTTACCATACTGCCGATTATTTTTCATTACGCTTATCGTAAAAAGCATAAGGAAACCCTATAGTTTCTTTTATTTTGTTCATTCTTTGGCCGGAATCCGTGAGGAAGATTCCGGCCTTTTTATTTTATCCCTTTTTTGTGGATTCCAGGATTTCAATATTTTTAACAATATCACTGCTTTCACATTTTTTAAGCTCCTTTAGAAGAGCCGGAGTAAGAATCTTAGGATTTAAAATCTGTGAGGCTACCTTTGCCGCAGCATAATCTACAATATTAATCACCGATTCTCTAAGGAACAGCGGCGTATTGCAGGTTACCACAGCGGTTGCCCAGGAAGTTTCTCTTGCTTTTGAAATGGCGAAATCCAGAACTGCATTATCTTTTCCATTAGATAGTTTATCAATAAGATCTACGGGATAACATATTTTATTTAAAGAATCCTGAACGTTCTGGTTAATGGAAGCGATAATTATATTGATGGTGTCAAAATCTTTCTTCAAAGGATTGATTTTCCGGTAGGGCATAATGGAAGCCGCAGAAATCCCGAGATCCAGATTGATATGGGCATTCATCCCCAGAAAAATATGCTGTAAAATTAAAAGATTTTTGTTTTTAGACGCTTCAAATGCAGTATACCAGGCATTGGTACATTTCTTTCCTTTCCTGTAGCTTTCCCAAGCCTCCAGATACCTTTGGGCGAAAGCAATGTCAAGAAGAGTCATCCTTGGACCGTCTTCAAACTTTTTCTGTTGGATGCCTTTCAGAACCTGTGCGGTCATAGCCCGGTAGGTGCAGGCAAAATATCCGGCAGGACTTTGATTTTCCTTGCACCAGATGATAATTTCATCCAGTTTTTTCAGAACTTCTTCAATGGTTTTCATGGTGTGGTTTTTATCCGATTAAAGATAATGAAAAAGATAAATACAGAAAGTAAAAAAGCCATCCGTTGGGATCGCTTTCTATATTGGTTTTAATAAAATTCTATGGAAACAGAGGTAGTGGATCAATAGTTCCGATAGGCTCCAGAACCCGTGGCTTACAGTATCCGGTATTGACTTCACATCTTCCGTTGACGCATATATAATCAGTCATGGTGGTTGATCCGTCAGGACATCTGATCATGGCTTCACCGTGGCATCCGCCGTTACACAATATAGGATATAAATACCCTCCGCCTCCGGATATTTCTTTCAGTTCAGTTCTCGAAAGTTTAGATACGTTCATTTTTTTCATGGGATCATTTTTATGAGGTTGTTTTGTATGGTGTTGAAAATGAACATCTAATATAGTTAAAATAAATCACAATTGTGTTATATAATATATTTTTTTGATGCTTTTAAGAGGCAAAAGGCTATTTTTTCCAAATAAGAAAACCCATGTTAGTTGATGTTATTTTGTTATTTCCTGTAATTCTGTTTCTAATTCCTGCTTTTCTTTTTCTGTATACAGTTCAGAATTCACCAAAGAAGTCTTAAATTTTTCAACTGTTTGAAGATAGTTCTGTTTTAGTTGAATTTGAGCTTTTATGATATATAAAAAACCTTGTGAGAAATTGGGGTAAGTATCCAACAATATTTGCCAGGCTTGAATGGCTTTGTCGTATTGTTTTTCATTATAAAAAAACCATCCCTTACCATTTAAGACTCCAATTGAAAAATTGAGTTTGGTTCCGTAGCTGGATACTATTTTTTGCTCAAGAGATTTTTTAATACTTAAATCTTTTTGCCTAGTGGATAAATATTCTGCCTGAATAGCAGACCATTCTTCAAATAGATCATAAAGTGCAGTATTTATTAATAAACCAGGCGTTGCATTGTGATCAGCTGCTTTAAAGCGATACCCTTTAATATCTAAAAAAGGATTAGGAATATTCTTTTTTATAACAGAATCCATCTTAGCAAAATCTTCAGGATAATCGTTACCAATTCCGAAGCGATAATATTTTTTGGATGTATATGAAAGACTGTTCATTTTGCTTATTGAATCCGTTAAATCAATATTTTTCTGAAAGAAAAAAGGGCTCATTGAAATTACACCGTTCAAATCATTGATCCTTGTACTAAAAAGGGAAGTTGTGAAATAGCCATATCTTGAATGACCAATTAATATCCTGAATTTTGAAGCCTTGTACTCTTTTTCGGCAAAGGGGATAAGTTCCTCAAAAATGAATTTTTCATTTTCAAGCGCAAGTCCATTTGAATCAGAGGTTTTGTACTGTGTTTCATTATAGCGGTAACGTTGTTCAGATTCCACGCTGATTATTACAGATGATGGCATCTGTTCATTACTTGTAAGATAATCAATGGTATTGATGATATAATTATGACTTCTTTTGTTTTGCCTGTCGAATACAATAATTAATGGGAAATTGTTTTTTATTCCATTTTGCCACTCTACCGGAACGGTTATAGAAACTTTTTTTCCAAATCCAAGATTTTTTGAGTGGATGGTTGTGTCTTTCAGCTTTTTATATCTTTCATAGTTTTGCGCAAATAGGGTGGTGGTAAATAAAATAAAAAGTAAGGCAAATCTTTTTGGCATCTCAGTTTAATTTGAATAGTTAGATGAATCCATATTAATGAAGTCTGGGTTCTTATGGATTTTCCTTCGAGATTTCCTCATGATGCTTCAGGTATAAAGGCAGCGCTGCAGAACCATACCATGGAAAAATCTCATAACTGAAAACACCGGCCTGTACCGCGGGATCTGTTTTCACCCATTGCTCAGCTTCTTCTTTAGATTTGGTGTTGAAAATAAACATACCGCGATAGTTTTCTTTATTCTTTTCTAAAAAAGGTCCTGCCACAACAATCTTTCCTTCATCGGCAAGTCTGGTGATATTTCCCATGTGTCCTTTCATCAGTTCTCCCATTTTGGCTTTGTCTTCAATTTTAGCGGTTCCCGTGGTCAGCATAACAATGGTATAGGCCTTCATCCCGTATTGGTCCGCGCCTAAAGAAGTTGCCAATTCCTGATTGAATTTTACTTTTTCTTTATTCTTCTCCTGAGCGAAGGATAAGGTAGTCATCAAAATACTAAGGGTTATAAAAAATTTTAATTTCATAGATGTTTAATTATAATGTGAATAGCTGAAATCTGGCATCTTATGTCTGAAATCTAATATCTAAGTTCTAATCTTTTATTCTCAAAAATTCTTTGGCCAGTTCAATCATTTTCGGATCTCCGGTGTATTTTCCGTGTTCATCGGATAATTTTACCGTAGGAATCCACTCCTGGTTGGGAGCCTGAACGCCGATCAGTTTCATAACGATATTCATTGGTTTTAGACCAACATCATTAGTAAGATTCGTTCCTATTCCGAAAGAGATTCCTATTTTCCCTCTGCAGTAGTTGGTAATTTCTGCCACTTTTTCAAGATTCAGGGCATCTGAGAAAATAATGTATTTAAACATAGGATTGATGCCGTTTTTCTGATAATGGGCAATGGTTTTATCTGCAAATTCCAACGGATCACCGCTGTCGTGGCGTACCCCATCAAACAGTTTTGCAAATTTCTTGTCAAACTGCTGGAAGAATACATCCGTAGTGTAAGTATCAGACAGTGCTACTCCAAGATCACCTCTGTACACATCTACCCAATGTTCCAGAGCCAGTTCATTCGCCATTTTAAATCCGTATTCTGCGGCGTGAAACATAAACCATTCATGAGCGTGGGTTCCGATGGGTTTTACTCCGTATTTCATCGCAAAATGAACGTTTGAACTTCCGATAAATGTAGAGTCTCTTTTCTGCGTCAGGGCTTCCATAACCAGATTCTGTACCTTATAAGAATGTCTTCTTCTTGTCCCGAATTCGGCAAAAGTTACTCCAAGTTTTCCCAGTGAATCTGCTTTCTCAATGGTTTTGCTCATCACTTCTTCGTTGGAATCTCTTTCCATGTGGTTCATCTCATAATGAAGTTCGCTGATCAGAGCTAATAACGGAACTTCCCAGAGAATAGTTCTGTACCATAGCCCTTCAACGGTTACGCTGAGGTCATTTCCTTCCTGATGAATCTTTACTTCAGATGGATCATAATGGTAGCCTTCCAGAAAATCGAGGTAAGGAAGGTCAATGTACGGGCAGGTCTTTGCCATGAATTTTTTTTCGTCTTTTGTCAGCTTTAATTCTGCCATTTTATTGACGGCTTCTTTCAGTGCTGCATCAAAGCCCGGCGGGAAATGATGTTTTCCCCTGTTGATGAATTCATATTTTACAATGGAATTCGGAAATAATTTTACCACCGCATTCTGCATGGTTATTTTATAGAAATCGTTATCTAAGATAGAGTTTAATCGAACGTCGTGCATAATATGTGTAATTTTAACGCAAATATAATCATTAAAAATAAAAATCGTCTAAATGTAAGACGATTTTTTATTATTCGGATGATTTTTGCAGGTTACTTCCCTAAATAAGAGTTGTACATCCATACTTCTTTTTCCTGTTCTGTGATGTAGTCGCTCATCTGGGAATTAGTTCCTTCATCTCCTGCTTTATCCGTAATATCCAGAAGCTCTCTCTGAAGATCAATAACCACTTTGAATGAATTTAAGATAAGTTCAACGCTTTTTGCTGCATAAGTCACTTCTTTGCTTTCTTTAATAGTAGCCACTTTAAGGTAATCGGAATAATTATGAGCAGGAGTTGCACCCAGTGTAAGGATTCTCTCCGCGATCTCATCGATCTTTAATACCAGGCTGTTGTAAAGTTCCTCAAACTTCGGGTGAAGGGTAAAGAACTGATCTCCTTTGATATTCCAGTGCGAACCTCTTGTATTCTGATAAAATACGGAATAGTTAGCTAAAAGGATATTTAATTTTTCTGAAATGTTTTTACAGTCGGCTTCTTTCAGGCCGATAATGCTTGCATTTTTCATACGTTTATTTTTTATACTAACAAATTTAGAAAATATTGTGCCGAAAAGCCCTTATTACCAATAGATGATAACTATAAGAAAATGTTTTAAAATAGTTTGGAAATATGAGCCGAAAAGAAAAAGACAGAGGTAAGGAGAAACAATTTCTTTCTTAAATATCAGTTTACACCACATGATGCTTATCTTTGATGACTTTATACCTGGTTTTAAAATGAAATCATTCCGAAATATAGGATTACGAAGCTTTCTGATGTCTTTTGCTGTCTTTTTTACGGTCTCTTTACTGTACTATATCAGTTCAGTTCTGAAAACAGACGGACATTATGTATATCTTCTGGATGATGCTTACATTCATCTTGCAATGGCGAAGAATTTTGCATTGTATGAAGTCTGGGGAATGACCAGGTATCAGTTTTCCTCCACTTCTTCATCGCCTCTTTTTACCTATATGCTTAGTGTTCTGATTGAGATTTTTGGAGACAATGATCAGATTCCTTTGTACTTTAATGCAGCTTTCAGTATTGGTATCCTTTATTTTCTTTCCATATATTATGGGGATATTCTCAAGGAGGTAAAAAGAACCGTTTTAGCGGTACTCTTTACTGTATTTTTCATTGTTCTTCCGCTGCATTTCCTTTCGGGAATGGAGCACGTCTTTCAGATATTCCTTTTTGTAATTAATATTTTCTGCTTTTATCGTCGGGACCAGAACAAGGCTGCGGAATACGGCTTTTATTTCAGCCTTTTATTGATGGGACTGATCCGTTTTGAAAGTATGTTCTATTTTGTGATTCTGGCTGTTATGTTTGCTGTTATAAAGAAGTGGAAGGAGGTGGTGCTGGTTTTAGTGTTGGGATTAATGCCTATTACTGTATTTTGTGCTTTCAACTACCAGCAGGACGGCTACTTTTTCCCCAATTCCGTGATTGTAAAAGGAACAAAGTTGAGTTTTGATTCCAATATAGTGTACCAGCTTAAAGTCATTCTGCTGGATAATTTTCTGCTGAATATCAGTTTTTATAAAGTGGGTGTTTTCCCTGTTTTACTGTCCCTTATTTTTATTTACAGGGATTTCAAAACGAAAACATTTAAAAAAGTATTGGAAGATAACTTCCTTCTGATTGTATTTTCCCTGCTAATGATTTGTCACTCCATGTTTGCAGATCTGAAAGGGCTTTTCCGTTATGAAGCCTATATTCTTACAGGATTCTGTATGGTTCTGATACCAAAGCTTAAAGGATTGTTTTTCGATTTTACCCATTATATTAAAAAAGAAAGGATAATCAGTGTATTCATTGCTGCAAATGCTGTACTTCTTA
This region of Chryseobacterium vaccae genomic DNA includes:
- a CDS encoding efflux RND transporter permease subunit, producing MRKFVQNIVSFSLKNSLIVLLGTFLLLAGGIYSYIHTPIEAFPDVTNTRVRVITQWPGRSAEEIEKFVTLPISKEMNAIPNKTSVRSISLFGLSVVTVIFDDHVDDFYAQQYASNKLGNVQLPGGAEYSIEPPSGATGEIYRYIIKSKLPIKEVTAIQDWVIERELLAVPGVADVVSFGGEEKTYEIKINPTELHNYDLSPLDVYEAVSKSNINVGGDVVSKGDQAYVVRGIGLLESKEDIENIQIEVKGSTPILVKHVAEVKVSAKPRLGQVGYNKENDVVEGIVIMLRGENPSEVIAKLKERIEQLNGGELPGDVQIEPIIDRTELVNTTVHTVSKNLIEGVILVSVIVFIFLYNWRTTFIVASVIPLAFLFAIIMLRIQGLPANLISMGALDFGLLLEGTLVIVEHVFVALEHKAKKIGLRRFNKISKLGIIKRSAGSVASYIFFALLILIVALMPIFSFQKVEGKMFSPLAFTLGYALLGSLILSLTYVPAMCKLLLTKNIEEKENFISRFFRVNIYRIYEFSDRHKKGFIIGFVALLAICGWRFSNYGSEFLPKLNEGAIYVRATLPNSVNLDESVRLTKEMKEALMKYDEVKFIMTQTGRPNDGTDPTGFFNIEFNIQLKPENEWKKKISKEELLEQMRISLEKYPGMNFGFSQPIQDNVEEYVAGVKAPLVIKIFGNDLFQLENYANQVANSIRTVPGISDVNVFKNIGLPELRIQLHDSKMAKYGVSTADAQAVIEMTIGGQAATKFYENERMFDVMLRFEKQYRDTPEKMGDILIPTQDNKKVPLKEIATIDYHTGPSFIYREGNSRYIGVGFNIEGRDLGSTIKEAKAKVEKEVKLPKSHKMTWAGEFESKERAAKQLAMVVPISLVLILMLLYFNFGNVKDTLISSITLAFAFIGGFLSLWFTGTIFGISAGIGFIILFGVATIDGIVLIGVMKENLQNRMSLKESIAQGVQSRIRPVVMIALMGSMGLLPAAMSNGMGSEIQKPLAIMIVGGLIICMLLSFTILPIIFHYAYRKKHKETL
- a CDS encoding DUF5995 family protein, yielding MKTIEEVLKKLDEIIIWCKENQSPAGYFACTYRAMTAQVLKGIQQKKFEDGPRMTLLDIAFAQRYLEAWESYRKGKKCTNAWYTAFEASKNKNLLILQHIFLGMNAHINLDLGISAASIMPYRKINPLKKDFDTINIIIASINQNVQDSLNKICYPVDLIDKLSNGKDNAVLDFAISKARETSWATAVVTCNTPLFLRESVINIVDYAAAKVASQILNPKILTPALLKELKKCESSDIVKNIEILESTKKG
- a CDS encoding alpha/beta hydrolase-fold protein yields the protein MPKRFALLFILFTTTLFAQNYERYKKLKDTTIHSKNLGFGKKVSITVPVEWQNGIKNNFPLIIVFDRQNKRSHNYIINTIDYLTSNEQMPSSVIISVESEQRYRYNETQYKTSDSNGLALENEKFIFEELIPFAEKEYKASKFRILIGHSRYGYFTTSLFSTRINDLNGVISMSPFFFQKNIDLTDSISKMNSLSYTSKKYYRFGIGNDYPEDFAKMDSVIKKNIPNPFLDIKGYRFKAADHNATPGLLINTALYDLFEEWSAIQAEYLSTRQKDLSIKKSLEQKIVSSYGTKLNFSIGVLNGKGWFFYNEKQYDKAIQAWQILLDTYPNFSQGFLYIIKAQIQLKQNYLQTVEKFKTSLVNSELYTEKEKQELETELQEITK
- a CDS encoding YciI family protein, encoding MKLKFFITLSILMTTLSFAQEKNKEKVKFNQELATSLGADQYGMKAYTIVMLTTGTAKIEDKAKMGELMKGHMGNITRLADEGKIVVAGPFLEKNKENYRGMFIFNTKSKEEAEQWVKTDPAVQAGVFSYEIFPWYGSAALPLYLKHHEEISKENP
- the pncB gene encoding nicotinate phosphoribosyltransferase, with amino-acid sequence MHDVRLNSILDNDFYKITMQNAVVKLFPNSIVKYEFINRGKHHFPPGFDAALKEAVNKMAELKLTKDEKKFMAKTCPYIDLPYLDFLEGYHYDPSEVKIHQEGNDLSVTVEGLWYRTILWEVPLLALISELHYEMNHMERDSNEEVMSKTIEKADSLGKLGVTFAEFGTRRRHSYKVQNLVMEALTQKRDSTFIGSSNVHFAMKYGVKPIGTHAHEWFMFHAAEYGFKMANELALEHWVDVYRGDLGVALSDTYTTDVFFQQFDKKFAKLFDGVRHDSGDPLEFADKTIAHYQKNGINPMFKYIIFSDALNLEKVAEITNYCRGKIGISFGIGTNLTNDVGLKPMNIVMKLIGVQAPNQEWIPTVKLSDEHGKYTGDPKMIELAKEFLRIKD
- a CDS encoding Dps family protein, with protein sequence MKNASIIGLKEADCKNISEKLNILLANYSVFYQNTRGSHWNIKGDQFFTLHPKFEELYNSLVLKIDEIAERILTLGATPAHNYSDYLKVATIKESKEVTYAAKSVELILNSFKVVIDLQRELLDITDKAGDEGTNSQMSDYITEQEKEVWMYNSYLGK